A window of the Cystobacter fuscus genome harbors these coding sequences:
- a CDS encoding alpha/beta fold hydrolase yields MDMPLVTKGDPGHPSILFLHGAGVSGWMWEAQMEPLSSRYHCLAVDLPGFGKNTAAPWASLAHTAEQLAQLIATRTRTGSARVVGLSLGGHLALRLLAHHPRVCGDVIVSGVTTRPYSSPRVMRLMYAAVMSLSTAKVVLQMSARAMKIPDAYMERFLEDMRTSSPVVMKAVFDELLGSRLPEALGAASGFDGGAHRVLAVAGSREHPKIRAELPDFTRLITGAWAARVPDAGHTWNVEYPELFTRMIDDWFGGHRLTLGLTRVEGDAA; encoded by the coding sequence ATGGACATGCCGCTGGTGACGAAGGGGGACCCGGGGCATCCGTCCATCCTGTTCCTGCATGGGGCGGGAGTCAGTGGTTGGATGTGGGAGGCCCAGATGGAGCCGCTCTCGAGCCGCTACCACTGCCTCGCGGTGGATCTGCCGGGGTTTGGCAAGAACACGGCCGCGCCCTGGGCGTCCCTGGCCCACACGGCCGAGCAGCTCGCCCAGCTCATCGCCACCCGGACGCGGACCGGCTCCGCCCGTGTCGTGGGCCTGTCCCTGGGGGGGCACCTCGCCCTGCGGCTGCTGGCCCATCATCCGCGGGTCTGCGGCGACGTCATCGTCAGTGGAGTCACCACCCGGCCCTACTCCTCGCCTCGGGTGATGCGTCTGATGTACGCGGCCGTGATGAGCCTGAGCACGGCGAAGGTGGTGCTCCAGATGAGCGCGCGGGCGATGAAGATCCCCGACGCCTACATGGAGCGTTTCCTCGAGGACATGCGCACCTCGTCACCCGTGGTGATGAAGGCGGTGTTCGACGAGCTGCTCGGCTCGCGGCTTCCCGAGGCGCTGGGGGCGGCTTCGGGTTTCGACGGTGGAGCCCATCGGGTGCTCGCCGTCGCGGGCTCGAGGGAGCATCCGAAGATCCGCGCCGAGCTGCCGGACTTCACCCGGCTGATTACGGGCGCATGGGCCGCCCGCGTACCGGACGCGGGCCATACCTGGAACGTGGAGTACCCGGAGCTGTTCACGCGGATGATCGACGACTGGTTCGGCGGACACCGGTTGACCCTGGGCCTCACGCGTGTGGAGGGGGACGCGGCGTAG
- a CDS encoding ArsR/SmtB family transcription factor, whose translation MLELTETFKALGDPTRLRILRLVGEARLNVSEVVSLVGVAQSSVSHHLTKLKALELIREERQGGFTYYSLMVDEKAPLWPLIRLAKDAPDEHGDLARLTELLQRREDALTLNEKLLEPGQSWRLWASALASLLPPLDVVDFGCGTGVLTVELARWARHVTAIDHNPAALDKARAEAGRLGLRNITFLEADLKALPLESGAQDLVVLSQSLHHVNACERVLSEGARLLRPGGRMVVLELMPHDEQWVRSRLGHQHLGFEPAALQNAMRAAGLETPTLVAAPRDAASPFKAFLLTGTRPLAPALLPPAPLRPSSLAPRAP comes from the coding sequence ATGCTCGAACTGACTGAAACCTTCAAGGCCCTGGGAGATCCGACGCGGCTGCGCATCCTGCGGCTCGTGGGAGAGGCGCGCCTCAACGTGTCCGAGGTGGTGTCGCTGGTGGGAGTGGCGCAGTCGTCGGTGTCGCACCACCTGACGAAGCTCAAGGCGCTGGAGCTCATCCGCGAGGAGCGCCAGGGAGGGTTCACCTATTACTCGCTGATGGTGGATGAGAAGGCGCCGCTGTGGCCGCTCATCCGCCTGGCGAAGGACGCGCCCGACGAGCACGGCGACCTGGCGCGGCTGACGGAGCTGCTGCAGCGCCGGGAAGACGCGCTCACGCTCAACGAGAAGCTGCTCGAGCCGGGCCAGTCCTGGCGGCTGTGGGCCTCGGCGCTGGCGAGCCTCCTGCCGCCGCTGGACGTGGTGGACTTCGGCTGTGGCACCGGCGTGCTCACGGTGGAGCTGGCGCGCTGGGCGCGGCACGTCACGGCCATCGACCACAACCCGGCCGCGCTGGACAAGGCCCGCGCCGAGGCCGGGCGCCTGGGGCTGCGCAACATCACCTTCCTCGAGGCCGACCTCAAGGCGCTGCCGCTCGAGAGCGGGGCGCAGGATCTGGTGGTGCTCTCCCAGAGCCTGCACCACGTGAACGCGTGCGAGCGCGTGCTGTCCGAGGGAGCGCGGCTCTTGCGGCCCGGCGGGCGCATGGTGGTGCTCGAGTTGATGCCCCACGACGAGCAGTGGGTGCGCTCGCGCCTGGGCCACCAGCACCTGGGCTTCGAGCCCGCGGCGCTCCAGAACGCGATGCGCGCGGCGGGGCTCGAGACGCCCACGCTGGTGGCCGCGCCGCGTGACGCCGCGTCTCCATTCAAGGCCTTCCTCCTCACGGGCACGCGCCCCCTGGCGCCGGCCCTGCTGCCCCCCGCCCCCCTTCGTCCCTCTTCCCTCGCCCCCAGAGCCCCATGA
- a CDS encoding SpoIID/LytB domain-containing protein: MHKVVLALLAFALVTCATPRPPPEAAPTPSPTVEPRSRDGGASTRSPDALAFPAGPDLKSVDELLPAPDTLRRLDFRGGEPQVPIGLMQGRREVRFSPRGRMRLRFGGEEGRVLEAPAGSVWTVRVTEGSPAELSSYLQLAEVPFPDKAGLAEAQALWRSRGVAVRVHVLGVLYGIAGKVIDNRRYLLLSQEQLSPTEAPARQAELLREYGARTSLFEEVRVPSRAILEVRDESGVVVGLAQDSVLAETLDESGFDVRQVEHDVGYDNHGFEDRSFRGTLQLTVDRHGTLAAVNLVRLEDLLKGLVPSEIYARAHPEALKAQAVTARGEVLAKVGIKHLADPFLLCSEQHCAVYRGRTGEAASTTAAVEATRGEGLFSQQGRLVDSVYSAVCGGHTEDNDVVWGGPPNPNLRGRPDVLGPTEGLPGPDSLSEYLRAELPTACRLSTFAQPSKYRWEKRFSVEQVNAFTASLGVGPVRALSLGERGVSGRARTLTVAGERGVTQVRGELNIRRLFGMLNSSMALVDEERDAEGHLTGWHFRGGGWGHGVGMCQTGAIGRAEAGQRYQDILRFYFNGAEVAPIY; this comes from the coding sequence TTGCACAAAGTCGTCCTCGCCCTCCTCGCGTTCGCCCTCGTCACCTGCGCCACGCCCCGTCCACCTCCGGAGGCGGCGCCCACGCCCTCCCCCACCGTGGAGCCCCGCTCCCGGGACGGCGGAGCGTCCACTCGCTCTCCGGATGCCCTCGCGTTCCCCGCCGGGCCCGATCTCAAATCCGTCGACGAGCTGCTGCCCGCGCCGGACACGCTCCGGCGCCTGGACTTCCGGGGCGGCGAGCCCCAGGTCCCCATCGGCTTGATGCAGGGCCGGCGCGAGGTGCGCTTCTCGCCCCGGGGGCGGATGCGGCTGCGCTTCGGCGGCGAGGAGGGCCGGGTCCTCGAGGCCCCCGCGGGCTCGGTGTGGACGGTGCGGGTGACGGAGGGTTCTCCCGCCGAGCTGTCCTCGTACCTCCAGCTCGCGGAGGTTCCCTTCCCGGACAAGGCGGGACTGGCCGAGGCCCAGGCCCTGTGGCGCTCCCGGGGCGTGGCGGTGCGCGTGCACGTGCTGGGCGTGCTCTACGGCATCGCCGGCAAGGTCATCGACAACCGGCGCTACCTGCTGCTGTCCCAGGAGCAGCTCTCTCCCACCGAGGCGCCCGCGCGCCAGGCGGAGCTGCTGCGCGAGTACGGCGCGCGCACCAGCCTCTTCGAGGAGGTCCGCGTCCCCTCGCGCGCCATCCTCGAGGTGCGGGACGAGTCCGGCGTCGTGGTGGGGCTCGCCCAGGACTCGGTCCTCGCGGAGACGCTGGACGAGTCCGGCTTCGACGTGCGGCAGGTGGAGCACGACGTCGGCTACGACAACCACGGCTTCGAGGACCGGAGCTTCCGGGGCACGCTCCAGCTCACGGTGGATCGCCACGGCACGCTCGCGGCGGTGAACCTGGTGCGGCTGGAGGATCTGCTCAAGGGGCTGGTGCCCTCGGAGATCTACGCGCGGGCGCACCCGGAGGCACTCAAGGCGCAGGCGGTGACGGCGCGCGGCGAGGTGCTGGCCAAGGTGGGCATCAAACACCTGGCGGACCCCTTCCTGTTGTGCTCCGAGCAGCACTGCGCGGTGTACCGCGGGCGCACGGGCGAGGCGGCCAGCACCACGGCGGCGGTGGAGGCCACCCGGGGCGAGGGCCTCTTCTCGCAGCAGGGGCGGCTGGTGGACTCGGTGTACAGCGCGGTGTGCGGGGGCCACACGGAGGACAACGACGTCGTCTGGGGCGGCCCCCCCAACCCCAACCTGCGCGGCCGTCCCGACGTGCTGGGCCCCACCGAGGGACTGCCCGGCCCGGACTCCCTCTCCGAGTACCTGCGCGCGGAGCTGCCCACGGCCTGCCGGCTCTCCACCTTCGCGCAGCCGAGCAAGTACCGCTGGGAGAAGCGCTTCAGCGTGGAGCAGGTGAACGCCTTCACGGCCAGCCTGGGGGTGGGCCCCGTGCGGGCGCTGAGCCTCGGGGAGCGGGGCGTGTCCGGCCGGGCCCGCACCCTCACGGTGGCCGGCGAGCGCGGGGTGACGCAAGTGCGCGGCGAGCTGAACATCCGCCGCCTCTTCGGCATGCTCAACAGCTCCATGGCGCTGGTGGACGAGGAGCGTGACGCGGAGGGCCACCTCACCGGCTGGCACTTCCGGGGCGGCGGCTGGGGCCACGGCGTGGGCATGTGCCAGACGGGCGCCATCGGCCGGGCCGAGGCGGGCCAGCGCTACCAGGACATCCTGCGCTTCTACTTCAACGGCGCCGAGGTCGCGCCCATCTACTGA
- a CDS encoding cation diffusion facilitator family transporter yields MRRVDASPIERNRKVRNVLAAILVANWAVALIKLLLGLKSGSAAVMADGVHSFIDGGSNVLALVAMSVAARPADEDHPYGHGKFEALASLGIGALIGTSMLELGRMALDSLLHDRHPEVTPLTLGMMVGTLLVNLCVTRVEQSWGRELQSPLLLADARHTLSDVGVTLAVLASLGLVWLGYPKADGLVTLGVMVFVARVAWDIVKQAVGILSDTARLDKQKVATLTLQVPGVRSCHDVRSRGMEGTVYVDLKIEVDPQMSTARAHELADAVEARLQAEFPEVVDVVVHVEPARVRVALPPGKT; encoded by the coding sequence GTGCGCCGCGTGGACGCCTCCCCGATCGAGCGCAACCGCAAGGTACGCAACGTTCTCGCCGCCATCCTCGTGGCCAACTGGGCCGTGGCCCTGATCAAGCTCCTGCTGGGCCTGAAGAGCGGCTCGGCCGCGGTGATGGCCGATGGCGTGCACTCCTTCATCGACGGTGGCTCCAACGTGCTCGCGCTCGTGGCCATGTCCGTGGCCGCTCGGCCCGCGGACGAGGATCATCCCTACGGCCACGGCAAGTTCGAGGCCCTCGCCTCCCTGGGCATTGGCGCGCTCATCGGCACGTCCATGCTGGAGCTGGGGCGCATGGCCCTCGACTCGCTGCTCCATGACCGCCACCCCGAGGTGACGCCGCTCACGCTGGGCATGATGGTCGGCACCCTACTCGTCAACCTGTGCGTCACGCGCGTGGAGCAGTCCTGGGGACGCGAGCTCCAGAGTCCCCTGCTGCTCGCGGACGCCCGGCACACGCTCTCGGACGTGGGCGTCACGCTGGCGGTGCTCGCCTCGCTCGGGCTCGTGTGGCTGGGCTACCCGAAGGCCGATGGCCTCGTGACGCTCGGGGTGATGGTCTTCGTGGCCCGGGTGGCGTGGGACATCGTCAAGCAGGCGGTGGGCATCCTCTCGGACACGGCGCGGCTGGACAAACAGAAGGTGGCCACCCTCACCCTCCAGGTGCCGGGGGTGCGCTCCTGCCACGACGTGCGCAGCCGGGGCATGGAGGGCACGGTGTACGTGGACCTGAAGATCGAGGTGGATCCTCAGATGTCCACCGCGCGCGCCCATGAGCTGGCGGACGCGGTGGAAGCACGGCTGCAGGCGGAGTTCCCCGAGGTGGTGGACGTGGTGGTGCACGTCGAGCCGGCGCGCGTTCGCGTCGCGCTGCCTCCCGGAAAGACGTAG
- a CDS encoding molybdopterin-dependent oxidoreductase, with product MSPTPSPSAVHFRTCNLCEAMCGLRIETAGDRVTSIRGDDEDPFSQGHICPKAVALQDLHEDPDRLRNPVRRTASGWQPLSWKEALDETAKRLHAVQQKHGRDAVGVYVGNPTVHNHGAMLLLPFLLKALRTRNKFSATSVDQLPHHVASYLMFGHQLLIPIPDIDRTHFMLILGANPLASNGSLMTAPGTRGRLKAIQQRGGKVVVVDPRRTETARIADEHLFIRPGTDALWLFSLLHVLLGAGPKLGRLADFTDGLVHVKELAREFTPERAAIHTGIPADTTRRLALELAASSSAVCYGRVGVSTQPFGALCQWLINVINVVTGNMDREGGAMFTLPAFDLIKGPRPLTAGRGSMGRFKSRVRGLAEFSGELPVSVLGEEILTPGEGQIRALVTSAGNPVVSTPNGRQLDQAFGSLDFMVSIDPYINETTRHAHIILPPVTQLERGHYDLIFNTFAVRNTVKYSAPLFTPPPGALQDWEIFLELKHRLDSLRGEPLTRGELPYRALKALGPEGILDLGLRGGPYGMRLKPWRRGLSLASLKAAPHGVDLGPLKPCFPERLATRGHRLQLAPEPLVADVDRLRQAFPATPPAFASEDALLLIGRRHVRDNNSWMHNVPRLVSGKPRCTLMVHPEDARRLGLEEGQEALVTSRVGEVKAPVNVTDEVMPGVVSLPHGYGHGRQGIQMQVAGAHAGVSINDVTDDQVLDAIGGNAAFSGIQVRVQPVQSMSTTVQPRQSAIE from the coding sequence ATGAGCCCTACCCCTTCCCCCTCCGCCGTCCACTTCCGCACGTGCAACCTGTGCGAGGCCATGTGCGGCCTGCGCATCGAGACCGCCGGGGACCGAGTCACCTCCATCCGCGGAGATGACGAGGATCCCTTCAGCCAGGGCCACATCTGCCCCAAGGCCGTCGCGCTCCAGGATCTCCACGAGGATCCCGATCGGCTCCGGAACCCCGTGCGGCGCACCGCCTCGGGCTGGCAGCCGCTGTCGTGGAAGGAAGCCCTCGACGAGACGGCGAAGCGCCTGCACGCCGTGCAGCAGAAGCACGGCCGGGACGCGGTGGGCGTGTACGTGGGCAATCCCACCGTGCACAACCACGGCGCCATGCTCCTGCTGCCCTTCCTCCTGAAGGCGCTGCGCACGCGCAACAAGTTCTCGGCCACGTCGGTGGACCAGCTCCCGCACCACGTCGCCTCCTACCTGATGTTCGGGCACCAGCTGCTCATCCCCATCCCGGACATCGACCGCACGCACTTCATGCTCATCCTCGGGGCCAATCCGCTCGCCTCCAATGGCAGCCTGATGACGGCGCCGGGCACGCGCGGCCGGCTCAAGGCCATCCAGCAGCGCGGCGGCAAGGTGGTGGTGGTGGACCCGCGCCGCACGGAGACGGCCCGCATCGCGGACGAGCACCTCTTCATCCGCCCCGGCACCGATGCGCTCTGGCTCTTCTCGCTCCTGCACGTGCTGCTGGGCGCGGGGCCGAAGCTCGGGCGGCTCGCGGACTTCACCGATGGCCTGGTGCACGTGAAGGAGCTCGCGCGCGAGTTCACCCCCGAGCGCGCCGCGATCCACACCGGCATCCCCGCGGACACCACGCGGCGGCTCGCGCTCGAGCTGGCCGCCTCGTCCTCCGCCGTCTGCTACGGCCGCGTGGGCGTGTCCACCCAGCCCTTCGGCGCGCTGTGCCAGTGGCTCATCAACGTCATCAACGTGGTGACGGGCAACATGGATCGCGAGGGCGGCGCCATGTTCACCCTGCCCGCCTTCGATCTGATCAAGGGCCCCCGCCCCCTGACGGCCGGCCGCGGCAGCATGGGCCGCTTCAAGAGCCGCGTGCGCGGGCTGGCCGAGTTCTCCGGTGAGCTGCCCGTGTCCGTGCTCGGCGAGGAGATCCTCACCCCGGGCGAGGGGCAGATCCGCGCCCTGGTCACCTCGGCGGGCAACCCCGTGGTCTCCACCCCCAACGGCCGGCAGCTCGATCAGGCGTTCGGGTCGCTCGACTTCATGGTGAGCATCGATCCGTACATCAACGAGACGACCCGGCACGCGCACATCATCCTGCCGCCCGTCACGCAGCTCGAGCGCGGCCACTACGATCTCATCTTCAACACGTTCGCGGTGCGCAACACCGTGAAGTACTCGGCGCCCCTCTTCACGCCACCGCCGGGCGCGCTCCAGGACTGGGAGATCTTCCTGGAGCTCAAGCACCGCCTGGACTCGCTGCGCGGCGAGCCCCTCACGCGCGGCGAGCTGCCCTACCGGGCCCTCAAGGCGCTCGGCCCCGAGGGCATCCTCGACCTCGGCCTGCGCGGGGGCCCCTACGGCATGCGGCTGAAGCCCTGGCGCCGGGGACTGAGCCTCGCGAGCCTCAAGGCCGCGCCCCATGGCGTGGACCTGGGCCCCCTCAAGCCCTGCTTCCCCGAGCGGCTCGCCACGCGCGGACACCGCCTCCAGCTCGCCCCCGAGCCGTTGGTGGCCGACGTGGACCGGCTGCGCCAGGCCTTCCCCGCCACACCCCCGGCCTTCGCTTCCGAGGACGCGCTGCTGCTCATCGGCCGGCGCCACGTGCGCGACAACAACTCGTGGATGCACAACGTGCCCCGGCTCGTCAGTGGCAAGCCGCGCTGCACGCTCATGGTGCACCCCGAGGACGCGCGGCGCCTCGGCCTCGAGGAGGGACAGGAGGCACTCGTCACCTCCCGTGTGGGCGAAGTCAAAGCCCCCGTGAACGTGACGGACGAAGTGATGCCCGGCGTGGTGAGCCTGCCCCACGGCTACGGCCATGGGCGCCAGGGCATCCAGATGCAGGTGGCCGGCGCACATGCCGGAGTCAGCATCAATGATGTCACCGATGATCAGGTTTTGGATGCAATCGGTGGAAACGCCGCATTCAGCGGGATTCAGGTGCGGGTCCAACCGGTACAATCAATGAGCACGACCGTGCAACCGCGGCAATCCGCGATCGAGTGA
- a CDS encoding homocysteine S-methyltransferase family protein: MSRPHHTAQELEQLFAQRIAVLDGAMGSMVQTYPLTEADFRGERFKAHPKDLKGNNDLLCLTRPDVIEDIHARYFAAGADMAETNTFSGTSIAQADYELGSLVTELNVAAVACARRAALAAEAATPGRRCFVAGAIGPLNRTLSMSPDVNRPDYRAVTWDQVVESYAEQVRALLSAGVDALLVETIFDTLNAKAALFAIDACFEELGTRVPVMVSVTITDASGRTLSGQTISAFYHSIRHARPFSVGINCALGARDMRPYMQELARIAECHVTCYPNAGLPNAFGGYDETPADMANSLSDFARQGWVNMVGGCCGSTPDHIAAIASAVSSFAPRAAIAPTHTMRLSGLEPLVVP, translated from the coding sequence ATGAGCCGGCCCCACCACACCGCCCAGGAACTCGAGCAGCTCTTCGCCCAGCGCATCGCCGTGCTGGATGGCGCCATGGGTTCCATGGTCCAGACCTATCCGCTCACCGAGGCGGACTTCCGCGGCGAGCGCTTCAAGGCGCACCCCAAGGATCTCAAGGGCAACAACGATCTGCTGTGCCTCACGCGGCCCGACGTCATCGAGGACATCCACGCGCGCTACTTCGCCGCGGGTGCCGACATGGCGGAGACGAACACCTTCAGCGGCACGTCCATCGCCCAGGCGGACTATGAGCTGGGCTCGCTCGTCACCGAGCTGAACGTGGCCGCGGTGGCGTGCGCCCGCAGGGCCGCGCTGGCCGCCGAGGCCGCCACCCCGGGCCGGCGCTGCTTCGTCGCCGGGGCCATCGGGCCGCTCAACCGCACGCTGTCGATGTCGCCCGACGTCAACCGCCCCGACTACCGCGCGGTGACGTGGGATCAGGTGGTGGAGTCCTACGCGGAGCAGGTGCGCGCGCTGCTGTCGGCCGGAGTGGACGCGCTGCTGGTGGAGACCATCTTCGACACGCTCAACGCCAAGGCCGCGCTCTTCGCCATCGACGCCTGTTTCGAGGAGCTGGGCACGCGCGTGCCCGTCATGGTGTCCGTCACCATCACCGACGCCTCGGGGCGCACGCTGTCCGGACAGACCATCAGCGCGTTCTACCACTCCATCCGCCATGCCCGGCCCTTCAGCGTGGGCATCAACTGCGCGCTCGGCGCCAGGGACATGCGGCCCTACATGCAGGAGCTGGCGCGGATCGCCGAGTGCCATGTCACCTGCTACCCCAACGCCGGCCTGCCCAACGCGTTCGGCGGCTACGACGAGACGCCCGCCGACATGGCGAACTCACTGAGCGACTTCGCCCGGCAGGGCTGGGTGAACATGGTGGGAGGCTGTTGTGGCTCGACACCGGACCACATCGCCGCCATCGCCTCCGCCGTGTCGTCCTTCGCGCCTCGCGCCGCGATTGCCCCCACACACACCATGAGGCTCAGTGGTCTCGAGCCGCTCGTCGTCCCCTAG
- a CDS encoding TonB family protein encodes MGLLALMAYIQVNLPPEPTPKPPSAVALRPMTAQEWEKNRGPLAKSPSTAKAPPPKKKEEKKPEKRPDGQVVDVAPGNRQEAPDAKYLAEQDNKVQKETRAREQTAHYKTAQPQTTAREARQGSGVSEEQAGHVAGNNGRGADDRPLSEGGKKSAFELPDARRKQEIAMRQDPNNRGPGVEVSNRNESDEIIGNAKRLRVQDGTGDGDEGSEGRVGTSGLARLMPSQAVMDQIIGGAPNDHLKDVDEGDGTYLNTREWKYASFFNRVKQSVGTHWNPNMALMRRDPTGATYAGRDRHTLVRVTLDEQGKVADITIEKSCGLDFLDMEAVESFRRAQPFPNPPPGLLEDDAKVRFSFGFFMDMGGGPRMRLFRQPN; translated from the coding sequence GTGGGCCTGCTCGCCCTCATGGCGTACATCCAGGTGAACCTGCCCCCCGAGCCCACGCCCAAGCCTCCGAGCGCCGTGGCGCTGCGGCCCATGACGGCCCAGGAGTGGGAGAAGAACCGGGGACCCCTGGCCAAGAGCCCCTCCACCGCGAAGGCGCCGCCTCCGAAGAAGAAGGAGGAGAAGAAGCCCGAGAAGCGTCCGGACGGACAGGTGGTGGACGTGGCTCCGGGCAATCGCCAGGAGGCGCCGGACGCGAAGTACCTCGCCGAGCAGGACAACAAGGTGCAGAAGGAGACGCGCGCGCGAGAGCAGACGGCCCACTACAAGACGGCCCAGCCCCAGACGACGGCGCGCGAGGCGCGCCAGGGCTCCGGCGTGAGCGAGGAGCAGGCGGGGCACGTGGCGGGCAACAACGGCCGGGGCGCGGATGACCGGCCCTTGAGCGAGGGCGGCAAGAAGTCCGCCTTCGAGCTGCCCGATGCCCGGCGCAAGCAGGAGATCGCCATGCGGCAGGACCCGAACAACCGCGGTCCCGGCGTGGAGGTGTCCAACCGCAACGAGAGCGACGAGATCATCGGCAACGCGAAGCGGCTGCGCGTCCAGGACGGCACGGGCGACGGCGACGAGGGCTCCGAGGGCCGCGTGGGCACGTCGGGGCTCGCCCGGCTCATGCCCTCGCAGGCGGTGATGGATCAGATCATCGGCGGCGCCCCGAATGATCACCTCAAGGACGTGGACGAGGGGGACGGCACCTACCTCAACACGCGCGAGTGGAAGTACGCGAGCTTCTTCAACCGGGTGAAGCAGAGCGTGGGCACGCACTGGAATCCGAACATGGCGCTCATGCGCCGGGATCCCACGGGCGCCACGTACGCCGGCAGGGATCGCCACACGCTGGTGCGCGTCACCCTGGACGAGCAGGGCAAGGTGGCGGACATCACCATCGAGAAGAGCTGCGGCCTGGACTTCCTGGACATGGAGGCCGTCGAGTCCTTCCGCCGCGCCCAGCCCTTCCCCAATCCTCCGCCGGGCCTGTTGGAGGACGACGCCAAGGTGCGCTTCTCCTTTGGTTTCTTCATGGACATGGGCGGAGGTCCCCGGATGAGGCTCTTCCGCCAGCCCAACTGA
- a CDS encoding glutathione S-transferase family protein has protein sequence MITLYQTPVAWGTPNLSPFCFKLEAYLRMVDLPYEVKLADLRYAPKGKAPYADIDGTIMGDSQFIIERLKKQYGDPLDSKLTPEQVAVGHAVRRMLEECTYWYIVYMRWVDEAGWLAYLPVAETMVPHVVGGQVPLSDLRQKMLQILHDQGTGRHAMDEVQELAKADIFSIATIMGNKPYLLSETPSSFDAVVYSFLVSIIANPVDTELKQYTLSQTNLVRYCAKFKSRYFANWKPPEFKAA, from the coding sequence ATGATCACCCTCTATCAAACCCCAGTGGCCTGGGGGACCCCGAACCTCAGCCCGTTCTGCTTCAAGCTGGAGGCCTACCTGCGGATGGTGGACCTGCCCTATGAGGTGAAGCTGGCGGATCTGCGCTACGCCCCCAAGGGCAAGGCGCCCTACGCCGACATCGACGGCACGATCATGGGTGACTCCCAGTTCATCATCGAGCGGCTGAAGAAGCAGTATGGGGATCCGCTCGACTCGAAGCTGACGCCGGAGCAGGTGGCGGTGGGCCACGCGGTGCGGCGCATGCTGGAGGAGTGCACCTACTGGTACATCGTGTACATGCGCTGGGTGGACGAGGCCGGCTGGCTCGCCTATCTGCCCGTCGCCGAGACGATGGTGCCCCACGTCGTGGGCGGACAGGTGCCGCTGTCGGATCTGCGCCAGAAGATGCTGCAGATCCTCCATGACCAGGGCACGGGACGCCACGCCATGGACGAGGTGCAGGAGCTGGCCAAGGCGGACATCTTCTCGATCGCGACGATCATGGGCAACAAGCCCTACCTGCTGAGCGAGACGCCCTCGTCGTTCGACGCGGTGGTGTACTCGTTCCTGGTGAGCATCATCGCCAACCCCGTGGACACGGAGCTCAAGCAGTACACCCTGAGCCAGACGAACCTGGTGCGCTACTGCGCCAAGTTCAAGTCGCGCTACTTCGCCAACTGGAAGCCGCCCGAGTTCAAGGCCGCCTGA